A stretch of Oncorhynchus mykiss isolate Arlee chromosome 26, USDA_OmykA_1.1, whole genome shotgun sequence DNA encodes these proteins:
- the LOC110506708 gene encoding growth arrest-specific protein 1-like, protein MNSWCSALALFSSVLLALDAQLICWQALLRCHEEADCELAYSQYLAACEGNIRGTRRQCPSHCINALIRLNHTRNGPYLERCDCGQDMECRDAKRAIEPCLPRRYPGDAGGIGCTEARQRCEEDTGCHSSLTAYLSYCGQLFNGRKCSSRCKATIQQMLFIPNGMLLNQCVCDGVERPFCEVVKENMSKLCQIGDHSVISDQADMDDMYEDEDYESKTEEICPPDSNSSSPQLSSCMALLCITRIFY, encoded by the coding sequence ATGAACAGTTGGTGCAGCGCTCTGGCGCTCTTCTCATCGGTGCTGTTGGCGCTAGATGCCCAGTTAATATGTTGGCAAGCCCTGCTCCGATGCCATGAGGAGGCAGACTGTGAGCTTGCATACAGCCAGTATCTAGCCGCCTGTGAAGGAAACATCAGAGGCACCAGGAGGCAATGCCCCAGCCACTGTATCAACGCGTTGATAAGACTGAATCACACCCGCAATGGCCCTTACCTCGAGAGGTGTGACTGTGGTCAGGACATGGAGTGTAGGGATGCAAAGCGGGCGATTGAGCCATGCCTCCCCCGGAGGTATCCTGGAGACGCGGGGGGGATAGGATGCACAGAAGCCCGTCAACGCTGTGAGGAGGACACCGGGTGCCACTCCTCCCTGACAGCCTACTTGTCTTACTGTGGGCAACTCTTCAATGGCAGGAAATGCTCGTCCAGGTGCAAGGCCACAATACAACAGATGctattcatcccaaatggcatgctACTAAACCAGTGTGTGTGCGACGGGGTGGAAAGACCGTTCTGTGAGGTAGTCAAGGAGAACATGAGCAAACTTTGCCAGATTGGAGACCACAGTGTTATTTCAGACCAGGCAGATATGGACGATATGTATGAGGATGAAGACTATGAATCGAAAACAGAGGAGATATGTCCTCCTGACTCAAATTCTAGTTCCCCGCAGTTGTCGAGCTGTATGGCCTTATTATGCATCACTCGGATATTCTATTGA